In Hydrogenispora ethanolica, the following are encoded in one genomic region:
- a CDS encoding cupin domain-containing protein, which yields MEVFPGTQFGRDDWGLIYLFTMNSGAKRGNHYHLNKNEWFFLAQGEVDLVVRDTHSLEQATKHLSANTPEVVSIPAGVAHALVNTHSETAILIAYIDKEFDPAQPDTYHLEVI from the coding sequence TTGGAGGTTTTTCCGGGAACACAATTCGGACGTGACGATTGGGGTTTAATCTATCTATTTACAATGAATTCTGGTGCAAAACGCGGTAACCATTACCATCTTAACAAGAATGAATGGTTCTTTCTGGCCCAGGGTGAAGTGGATCTGGTTGTTAGAGATACTCATAGCTTAGAGCAAGCTACTAAACATCTTTCGGCAAACACTCCTGAAGTTGTTTCAATTCCAGCAGGTGTGGCTCATGCTTTGGTAAATACTCATTCCGAAACGGCGATTCTCATTGCCTATATTGACAAAGAATTTGACCCCGCTCAGCCGGATACCTACCATTTAGAAGTCATTTAG
- a CDS encoding glycosyltransferase, whose amino-acid sequence MSKPVIACSMRIKNVAMWIGDSLSETSKLADHIVILDDGSTDNTPSICRKFPKVRYYRQFCSISDQVRDKNKLLKYTLALNPDWVLALDGDEVLEKKAASKILDEIAEIDPQNPQHTIFRLRLLYFWNDLNHYRNENSKWGQFWKDALWTTWGQNLNTLQFLPSGFAENHHCGRIPKGIVGNRKDIDVWVKHYGYVYFWQRKQKAEFYLRTEKKPSYLNLINGNAEKGMILEEWKERV is encoded by the coding sequence TTGTCAAAACCCGTCATTGCTTGTAGTATGAGAATCAAAAACGTTGCGATGTGGATCGGAGATTCATTATCCGAAACCTCGAAGCTGGCTGACCATATCGTCATTCTCGATGATGGTTCAACGGATAATACGCCCAGCATCTGTCGTAAGTTTCCCAAGGTTCGTTATTATCGACAGTTTTGTTCCATATCGGATCAAGTGCGTGATAAGAACAAACTTTTAAAATATACCTTAGCGCTCAACCCAGATTGGGTGCTCGCCCTTGATGGCGACGAGGTTCTGGAGAAAAAAGCCGCCTCCAAAATTTTGGATGAAATAGCCGAAATCGATCCGCAAAACCCTCAACACACTATTTTTCGTCTGCGGTTACTTTATTTTTGGAATGATCTCAACCATTATCGCAATGAAAATTCCAAGTGGGGCCAGTTTTGGAAGGACGCTTTATGGACCACGTGGGGTCAGAACTTAAACACGCTCCAGTTTTTGCCGTCAGGATTTGCAGAAAACCATCATTGCGGTCGTATTCCCAAAGGAATCGTCGGCAATCGCAAAGATATCGATGTTTGGGTGAAGCATTATGGTTATGTTTATTTTTGGCAACGGAAGCAAAAAGCCGAATTTTATCTCAGGACAGAGAAGAAACCAAGCTACCTGAATCTTATTAACGGCAACGCGGAAAAAGGGATGATCTTGGAAGAATGGAAGGAAAGAGTTTAA